The Ruania halotolerans genome contains the following window.
CAGACCAGAATCGGCGCGCAGGCCACGCTGGAGGTTGAGGGTGAGAACGTCCAGGTTCACGCGCCGCCAGTGGGTTCGGCACCCTCGTCGAAGCTCAGCGAGACGGAGTTCATGCAGTACCGGTCTCCTGTGGGGGTCTGCGGAGCATCGGCGAAGACGTGGCCGAGGTGGGAGCCGCACTTGGCGCAGCGCACTTCGGTGCGGACCATGCCGAGACTGCGGTCCTCGATGGTCTCGACCGCGTCGGAGTCCTCCGGGGCGTAGAAGCTGGGCCAGCCGCAGTGGGAGTCGAACTTGGTGGTGGAGCGGAATAGTTCGTTGCCACATGCGCGGCATCGGTACACGCCCACCCGGTTCTCGTGCAGAAGTTCCCCGGTACCGGCGCGCTCAGTGCCTGCCTCGCGCAACACGGCGAACTCCTCGGCACTCAGTTCGGACCGCCACTGCTCCTCGGACTTGCTCACCTCGTACATATCCCTAGTGTCCCACCTCCCCACCACAGGGCACAGGGCGACTGCGCACCAGGCAGAATGGTCTCAGCAGCCGGCCGACCCCTTGGAGGAGTGCTCCCCACATGCGCGTGCTGATCACGAACGACGACGGAATCACCTCCCCCGGCCTGGCGATACTCGCCCACGTGGCCGCCGATGCAGGGCATGAGGTTCTGGTGGCCCCGCCGAACCGCGAGTACTCGGGCTACAGCGCCGGTCTGAACGGTGAACAGGACGACGACGGCGAACTCCGCCGGACCCCGGGCCGGCCCCCGGGGCTACGCGAGGACATCGAGGCGATGGGCGTGCATGCCAGCCCTGCACTGATCGCCTACGTCGCCGGAATGGGTGGCCTGGGGCCGCGGCCGGACCTGGTGCTCTCCGGGATCAACCTCGGCCCGAATGTGGGGCCGGCGATCCTGCATTCGGGCACCGTGGGTGCCGCCCTCTCGGCCGCGGCCCAGGGCATTCCGGCGGTGGCGTTCTCCAGCACCGGCCGGGAGATCGAACATGCCGAGACCGCTATTGCCGTGGTGACCGAGGCGTTCCAGTGGGTGACCAAT
Protein-coding sequences here:
- the msrB gene encoding peptide-methionine (R)-S-oxide reductase MsrB, whose product is MYEVSKSEEQWRSELSAEEFAVLREAGTERAGTGELLHENRVGVYRCRACGNELFRSTTKFDSHCGWPSFYAPEDSDAVETIEDRSLGMVRTEVRCAKCGSHLGHVFADAPQTPTGDRYCMNSVSLSFDEGAEPTGGA
- the surE gene encoding 5'/3'-nucleotidase SurE; the encoded protein is MRVLITNDDGITSPGLAILAHVAADAGHEVLVAPPNREYSGYSAGLNGEQDDDGELRRTPGRPPGLREDIEAMGVHASPALIAYVAGMGGLGPRPDLVLSGINLGPNVGPAILHSGTVGAALSAAAQGIPAVAFSSTGREIEHAETAIAVVTEAFQWVTNHPQDGRVLNINIPDVPRGQLRGLRTAPPARFTLEEGERERQVRGLLFSPFSADAVTFDPDSDAGLLARGWATATLLRSHTHDGTAATMPGFDTQEVGR